One genomic segment of Bradyrhizobium prioriisuperbiae includes these proteins:
- a CDS encoding DMT family transporter — MVLSPNIRGSLLMATAMASFTMNDAITKSASAEMNFGQVMLVRGVFAIVLIAALALHQRAMRPLRTLMMKPVALRIAGEVGATILFLAAIVNLPLANTTAVLQVLPLAITLGAALMFGEPVGWRRWLAVTAGFTGVLIIVRPGVEGFNQLSLFALLSVIFCAVRDLATKRIPAQIPSLFITLLTAVAVTVAGAAILGPLGGWTPLSGRALGLLALAAVLLLIGYQCIIMALRTGAISAVAPFRYSALLWAMLLGYLVFGDVPDALMATGATIIVLSGLYAFDRERKRDRPVAARASGLPPDGL, encoded by the coding sequence TTGGTCTTGTCCCCGAATATTCGTGGCAGCCTGTTGATGGCCACTGCCATGGCGAGCTTCACGATGAATGACGCGATCACCAAGTCCGCGTCGGCCGAGATGAACTTCGGCCAGGTGATGCTGGTGCGTGGCGTGTTCGCGATTGTGCTGATTGCAGCGCTTGCGCTGCATCAGCGCGCGATGCGGCCGCTGCGCACGCTGATGATGAAGCCAGTCGCGCTGCGGATAGCTGGCGAAGTCGGCGCGACGATACTGTTCCTGGCGGCGATCGTGAACTTGCCTCTGGCCAATACCACGGCGGTCCTTCAGGTACTGCCGCTGGCCATTACGCTGGGGGCGGCGTTGATGTTCGGTGAGCCCGTCGGCTGGCGGCGCTGGCTGGCCGTCACGGCCGGCTTCACCGGCGTTCTCATCATCGTTCGGCCGGGAGTCGAAGGCTTCAACCAGCTTTCGCTGTTCGCGCTGCTTTCGGTGATCTTCTGCGCCGTCCGCGATCTCGCGACCAAACGGATACCGGCGCAAATTCCATCGCTGTTCATTACCCTGCTGACGGCTGTCGCGGTGACGGTCGCCGGAGCCGCGATACTTGGTCCGCTCGGCGGCTGGACGCCGTTATCCGGCCGCGCACTCGGTCTGCTGGCGCTCGCGGCGGTTCTTCTCCTGATCGGTTATCAATGCATCATCATGGCGCTGCGAACAGGCGCCATCTCGGCGGTGGCGCCGTTTCGCTATTCCGCGCTGCTGTGGGCGATGCTGCTCGGCTACCTGGTGTTCGGCGACGTGCCCGACGCCCTGATGGCGACAGGCGCTACGATCATTGTTCTCTCGGGCCTCTACGCCTTTGACCGCGAGCGCAAGCGTGACCGGCCCGTCGCGGCACGCGCATCCGGCCTACCGCCCGACGGGCTGTGA
- a CDS encoding SDR family NAD(P)-dependent oxidoreductase, producing MTSKVCLVTGVGGATGAAISRRFARDGYQVGMLARNRDRLKDLEREIAHSKAYVCDVADLEALARTISAVRTDLGKPSVVVHNAVSATFGTFLDANPADLERNFRVNTTALLHLAREVAPDMISAGKGSIIVTGNTSSLRGVPNYALFAPTKAAQRILAESMARDLGPKRVHVGYVTIDGSIQSPWLSEDGRKPPAWHPPPADWSRAPEEWFVDPDAIAEEVFRMAHQHPSAWTFDIIIRPFAEKW from the coding sequence ATGACCAGTAAAGTCTGTCTCGTCACGGGTGTCGGTGGTGCAACAGGGGCGGCGATCAGCCGCCGGTTCGCGCGTGACGGCTACCAGGTGGGGATGCTTGCGCGGAACCGCGATCGCTTGAAAGACCTGGAGCGAGAGATTGCGCACAGCAAGGCATATGTCTGCGACGTCGCTGATCTGGAGGCACTGGCCAGGACCATATCCGCAGTGCGGACGGATCTCGGAAAGCCATCGGTTGTGGTGCACAATGCGGTGTCGGCCACGTTTGGGACCTTTCTTGACGCGAATCCCGCAGATCTGGAGCGTAACTTTCGGGTCAACACCACCGCACTGCTCCATCTGGCGCGCGAGGTCGCGCCGGACATGATTTCGGCCGGCAAGGGGTCGATTATCGTGACCGGCAACACGTCCTCGCTCCGTGGCGTGCCGAACTACGCGCTGTTCGCGCCGACCAAGGCTGCGCAGCGAATCCTCGCGGAGTCGATGGCGCGCGACCTGGGTCCGAAGCGGGTTCACGTCGGTTATGTCACGATCGATGGTTCGATCCAATCTCCCTGGCTCAGCGAAGATGGGCGCAAGCCTCCCGCCTGGCACCCGCCGCCGGCTGACTGGTCGAGAGCGCCTGAAGAGTGGTTTGTCGATCCGGACGCGATTGCGGAAGAGGTGTTTCGGATGGCGCATCAGCACCCATCCGCATGGACATTCGACATCATCATCCGGCCGTTTGCCGAGAAGTGGTGA
- a CDS encoding DMT family transporter, with protein sequence MKHDEHTTVTLQAVVAIGLTIVLWSGAFPGIRAALRSFSPSELAFLRFAIASLALGVYWLFARPALPRRRDWPRLFLAGVSGITAYNLLLNSGELTTSAGAASFIVNLTPMFALIIGFLSTGERVTPWVLVGTLVSFAGAATIAFGSTPDMRFDIGALFVAAAAFCFALSFVFQRPLLAHVGPIGVATAMIWVATATLVPFAPGALSTLQNASGEAIVAVVFLGVGPSMLAYVAWSHALAVYPVSRATSFLYLVPPMTLAFSFVWIGEIPSGLTIIGGILTLTGVVVVNTIGQLTTRGRVIQPRN encoded by the coding sequence ATGAAGCATGACGAGCACACCACGGTAACCCTCCAGGCGGTCGTCGCGATTGGCCTGACGATCGTCTTGTGGTCGGGAGCATTCCCGGGCATCCGGGCCGCGCTGCGTTCATTCTCTCCGTCCGAATTGGCGTTCTTGCGCTTCGCAATCGCCTCACTGGCGCTCGGAGTCTATTGGCTGTTTGCGCGACCCGCACTTCCACGACGACGTGATTGGCCCCGTTTGTTCCTCGCGGGGGTCTCGGGCATTACGGCATATAATCTTCTGCTGAACTCCGGTGAGTTGACGACAAGCGCCGGCGCAGCGAGCTTCATCGTGAACTTGACGCCGATGTTCGCCCTGATCATCGGATTTTTGAGCACAGGCGAACGCGTAACGCCGTGGGTGCTGGTCGGCACGTTGGTCAGCTTCGCCGGCGCAGCAACGATCGCGTTCGGCAGCACACCGGACATGCGCTTCGATATCGGCGCGCTCTTTGTTGCCGCCGCAGCTTTCTGCTTTGCGTTGAGCTTTGTTTTTCAGCGTCCTTTACTGGCACATGTCGGGCCGATCGGCGTGGCGACGGCCATGATATGGGTTGCGACCGCAACTTTGGTCCCGTTCGCGCCCGGCGCTCTTTCGACACTTCAAAATGCTTCGGGCGAAGCCATCGTCGCGGTCGTGTTTCTCGGTGTTGGACCCTCGATGCTTGCCTATGTGGCCTGGTCGCACGCGCTCGCGGTATATCCGGTCAGCAGAGCGACCAGCTTTCTCTACCTCGTGCCGCCCATGACGCTGGCCTTTTCGTTCGTCTGGATCGGTGAAATCCCCTCAGGCCTGACCATCATCGGTGGAATCCTGACACTGACCGGGGTCGTGGTGGTCAACACGATCGGCCAGCTTACGACGCGCGGCCGCGTCATCCAGCCTCGAAACTGA